Proteins found in one Zea mays cultivar B73 chromosome 1, Zm-B73-REFERENCE-NAM-5.0, whole genome shotgun sequence genomic segment:
- the LOC103644069 gene encoding uncharacterized protein, whose product MESAMHHILEALGQMEERLTATLEGRCGALEQRNTTAMAHLRRGCVGLGDGACASVATAMDNFSFDSFKGPTTTTTSAAAALQYDNDELVLDAGPIFGEEPIFDGESSPSTRFDSPSPFNPYYFTLPQTPAELVDEPNHNEASPLSLVHDDWVDLFLQTGSCPECSRYCLLLDHMALGYFPYSELAAVPTKCSMLVLNRGTDEGGNLQLQHSTTSQLLNSGYLFDIRPDLVKGDSVVLPLEFASAVEGRVLLTTWWPQDAALQHEAVGVFLTHSNWNSSQESLCAGVPMPSVRAPAGVVQCSSTGPPVFTLINRATGLAIKHSLGQFHPMLVPYNPEYLDRTLTSSLSHMLPYAKTFSAADGRLPQWRASEYDVESSFSSDAILKVSAAAETVEKVYQGQLVGPTTFAAKLQPYLWSFNQVKENILFQHINVACGYYPVGKGFVLVADNLGDGLFAVSNEFHSVIVVSQNIVDHIRPRFFTANLTNATSIDDAIVWFCSATNATHAVSKVSENYYFFALDLMHIKPPWPPPMQFTIQDTITQCNIWYPSECGWDVVSYKQPWPPHVQSVLLGDGVQVRPMPWPSFYCYAAWVWWIKSLAVNGPILQYSSRA is encoded by the coding sequence ATGGAATCCGCGATGCATCATATTCTGGAAGCTTTGGGTCAGATGGAGGAGCGATTGACGGCAACGCTGGAAGGCAGATGCGGCGCACTCGAGCAACGCAACACAACGGCCATGGCGCATCTGAGGCGCGGCTGCGTCGGGCTGGGCGATGGCGCGTGCGCGTCAGTGGCCACGGCCATGGACAACTTCTCCTTCGACTCGTTCAAGGGCCCCACCACTACCAccacctccgccgccgccgcgctaCAGTACGACAACGACGAGCTGGTCCTCGATGCAGGGCCTATTTTCGGTGAGGAACCTATCTTCGATGGAGAGTCGTCTCCGTCCACGAGGTTCGACTCGCCCTCGCCGTTCAACCCGTACTACTTCACGCTGCCGCAGACGCCAGCTGAGCTGGTGGACGAGCCAAACCACAACGAGGCAAGTCCTCTGTCTCTCGTCCACGACGACTGGGTCGACCTCTTCCTCCAGACCGGCTCCTGCCCCGAGTGCTCGCGATACTGCCTCCTCCTGGACCACATGGCCCTCGGCTACTTCCCCTACTCTGAGCTCGCCGCCGTGCCCACCAAGTGTTCAATGCTGGTCCTCAACCGTGGCACCGACGAAGGGGGCAACCTTCAATTGCAACATTCCACCACCTCACAGCTGCTTAACAGCGGGTACCTGTTCGACATCCGGCCGGACCTGGTGAAGGGCGACTCTGTCGTGCTGCCACTGGAATTCGCTTCCGCCGTAGAGGGTCGCGTGTTGCTGACGACGTGGTGGCCACAGGATGCGGCGCTCCAGCATGAGGCGGTTGGGGTGTTTCTCACTCACTCCAACTGGAACTCCTCCCAAGAGAGCCTCTGCGCGGGGGTGCCCATGCCGAGCGTTCGTGCTCCAGCAGGTGTTGTTCAGTGCTCGTCAACAGGGCCACCCGTGTTCACGCTCATCAACAGGGCCACCGGCCTCGCCATCAAGCACTCGCTCGGCCAGTTCCATCCCATGCTGGTCCCTTACAACCCGGAGTACCTGGATAGGACCCTGACATCAAGTTTATCACACATGCTTCCATATGCAAAGACATTTTCAGCTGCTGATGGACGTTTGCCCCAATGGCGCGCTTCTGAGTATGATGTTGAATCAAGTTTCTCTAGTGATGCCATCCTAAAGGTCAGTGCGGCTGCTGAAACAGTCGAGAAAGTTTACCAGGGGCAATTGGTTGGTCCAACCACATTTGCAGCAAAGTTGCAGCCTTATCTTTGGAGTTTTAATCAGGtgaaagagaacatcctcttccaGCACATCAACGTTGCCTGTGGCTACTACCCTGTTGGAAAGGGGTTTGTGCTGGTAGCTGACAACTTGGGTGATGGCCTCTTTGCTGTCAGCAATGAGTTTCACTCAGTCATCGTCGTATCCCAGAATATTGTGGACCATATCCGGCCAAGGTTTTTCACTGCTAATCTCACCAATGCAACCTCAATTGATGATGCGATTGTTTGGTTCTGTTCTGCAACCAATGCCACACATGCTGTTTCGAAAGTGTCTGAGAATTATTATTTTTTTGCTTTGGATCTAATGCATATAAAGCCACCATGGCCGCCACCTATGCAGTTTACGATACAGGACACGATTACACAGTGCAACATCTGGTATCCATCCGAGTGTGGGTGGGATGTCGTGTCGTACAAGCAACCATGGCCACCACATGTGCAGTCGGTGCTCCTCGGTGATGGTGTTCAAGTCAGACCTATGCCATGGCCATCTTTTTACTGTTATGCAGCTTGGGTGTGGTGGATTAAATCACTGGCCGTGAATGGACCCATCCTGCAATATTCAAGTCGTGCTTAA
- the LOC100278000 gene encoding CASP-like protein 5C1, which yields MDNGDRSGAGAGAVGSAGSLGLRVGQAVFSSASLLFMSVGVEFFSYTAFCFLVTIMGLVIPWSCTLAMIDVYSVFVGCPLRVPGVMVIVVALSIVSFAAACSSAAVIDLLLQLHGSHSSPTFCGRYQLSAMMAFLSWLLMAASATFNLWFVASRW from the exons ATGGATAACGGGGACAGGTCGGGCGCTGGCGCGGGCGCCGTCGGCAGCGCCGGCAGCCTCGGTCTCCGCGTCGGGCAGGCGGTCTTCTCGTCGGCGTCGCTGCTGTTCATGTCGGTCGGTGTCGAGTTCTTCAGCTACACCGCCTTCTG CTTCCTGGTGACGATCATGGGGCTGGTCATCCCCTGGAGCTGCACGCTGGCCATGATCGACGTGTACTCCGTGTTCGTGGGATGCCCTCTGCGCGTGCCGGGCGTCATGGTCATCGTCGTG GCCCTGTCGATAGTCTCGTTCGCCGCCGCCTGCTCGAGCGCCGCGGTGATCGACCTCCTCCTCCAGCTCCATGGATCCCACAGCTCCCCGACGTTCTGCGGGAGGTACCAGCTGTCTGCCATGATGGCGTTCTTgtcctggctcctcatggccgcCTCTGCCACCTTCAACCTCTGGTTCGTCGCCTCACGGTGGTAA